A stretch of the Panthera uncia isolate 11264 chromosome D1, Puncia_PCG_1.0, whole genome shotgun sequence genome encodes the following:
- the MSANTD4 gene encoding myb/SANT-like DNA-binding domain-containing protein 4 — MKQLKRKRKSNFSVQETQTLLKEITKRKEVIFSKQLNTTINVMKRMAWEEIAQCVNAVGEGEQRTGTEVKRRYLDWRALMKRKRMKANIKLVGSGFPLPTSDLDDSLTEEMDDKIAFRNDPNFDWQNVADFRDAGGSLTEVKVEEEERDPQSPEFEIEEEEEMLSAVIPDPRRESELPDFPHIEEFFTLNSTPSRSAYDEPHVLVNLEKQKLELEQRRLDVEAERLQLERERLRRLDLEAERLQLERERLQLERERLQLERERLRLQVVGSEKPPSSSDGELGQGEKPGPQPQDLETERLKLERERLQLEKERLQFLKFESEKLQIEKERLQVEKERLRIQKEGHLH, encoded by the exons ATGAAGCagttgaaaaggaagagaaaaagcaactTCAGTGTTCAAGAAACTCAGACCCTTTTGAAAGAAATTACCAAACGCAAAGAAGTCATTTTTTCCAAGCAGCTCAACACGACGATTAATGTGATGAAGCGGATGGCGTGGGAGGAGATCGCACAGTGTGTGAACGCCGTGGGGGAAGGCGAGCAGAGGACGGGGACGGAGGTGAAAAGAAGGTACCTGGACTGGCGGGCGCTTatgaagagaaagaggatgaAGGCCAACATTAAGCTGGTTGGCTCAgggttccccctccccacctccgaTCTAGACGACTCGCTCACAGAAGAGATGGACGACAAGATTGCATTCCGCAACGATCCCAACTTTGACTGGCAGAACGTGGCAGATTTCAGGGATGCAGGTGGATCCTTAACTGAGGTCaaagtggaagaggaggaaagagaccCCCAGAGTCCCGAA TTTGAGatcgaggaggaggaggagatgctGTCGGCCGTCATCCCGGACCCCAGGAGGGAGAGCGAGCTCCCCGACTTCCCCCACATCGAGGAGTTCTTCACCCTGAACTCCACGCCGTCCCGTTCCGCCTACGACGAGCCCCACGTGCTGGTCAACCTGGAGAAGCAGAAGCTGGAGCTGGAACAGCGGCGCCTGGACGTGGAGGCCGAGCGGCTGCAGCTGGAGCGGGAGCGGCTGCGGCGCCTGGACCTAGAGGCCGAGCGGCTGCAGCTGGAGCGGGAGCGGCTGCAGCTGGAGCGGGAGCGGCTGCAGCTGGAGCGGGAGCGGCTGAGGCTGCAGGTGGTCGGCTCCGAGAAGCCGCCCTCCTCCTCCGACGGCGAGCTGGGCCAGGGCGAGAAGCCGGGGCCGCAGCCCCAGGACCTGGAAACGGAGAGGCTGAAACTCGAGAGGGAGCGCCTACAGCTTGAGAAGGAGCGGCTGCAGTTTCTGAAATTTGAGTCGGAGAAGCTGCAGATTGAGAAGGAGCGCCTACAGGTGGAGAAGGAGAGACTTCGGATCCAGAAGGAGGGCCACTTGCACTGA